In Gadus macrocephalus chromosome 11, ASM3116895v1, a single genomic region encodes these proteins:
- the LOC132467153 gene encoding thrombospondin type-1 domain-containing protein 7A-like translates to MCCASPGPWGRCMGSDCGPGGSQSRAVWCAHVDGWTTLHTNCDQAQRPSNQRNCFRVCDWHKDLYDWQLGAWNQCVPISARANGAPQLALCHGGEEGTQLREVGCVLRADGSPADDAICEYFEPKPRLEQACLIPCPQDCVVSQYSPWTSCSKTCGTGLKNRVRSVLVPPMFGGAACPNLTEFHTCRPGPCSTPEGVYSLRIGAWGPCALPQTRPARQAKRRRGKGPGGRDKVGLKDPEARELIQKKRTRNRLNRQESPFWDIQVGYQTRDVTCNHWNGTTVELHECTPMDLPHTVQSCLLPKDCQLSAWSAWGPCSNACSDPEAPGGARSRGRSVLQFAIGEEGVPCEALGETEACEPPGEGPLPPCPTYTWRSTEWSDCRVDLLLSQQDRRRGNQTGLCGGGLQTREVYCVQGNAEILTYLSDLRDKDRGERKPLNRHLEVVGSSPRPRFLTHF, encoded by the exons ATGTGCTGTGCTTCCCCAGGGCCatgggggaggtgcatgggcaGCGACTGCGGACCCGGTGGCAGCCAGAGCCGCGCCGTCTGGTGCGCCCACGTGGACGGCTGGACCACCCTGCACACCAACTGCGACCAGGCCCAGCGGCCCTCCAACCAGAGGAACTGCTTCCGCGTGTGCGACTGGCACAAGGACCTGTACGACTGGCAGCTGGGCGCCTGGAACCAGTGCGTGCCCATCTCGGCGAGGGCCAACGGAGCCCCGCAGCTGGCGCTGTGCCACGGCGGCGAGGAGGGGACTCAGCTGCGTGAGGTGGGCTGCGTGCTCCGAGCGGACGGGTCCCCGGCGGACGACGCCATCTGCGAGTACTTTGAGCCCAAGCCCCGTCTGGAGCAGGCCTGCCTCATCCCCTGCCCGCAGGACTGCGTGGTCTCCCAGTACTCGCCCTGGACCTCCTGTTCAAAGACCTGCGGCACTGGCCTCAAGAACCGCGTCCGCAGCGTCCTGGTGCCCCCCATGTTCGGGGGCGCCGCCTGCCCCAACCTCACCGAGTTCCACACCTGCAGGCCGGGCCCTTGCTCCACCCCTGAGGGGGTGTACAGCCTCCGGATCGGGGCCTGGGGCCCCTGTGCCCTGCCTCAGACCCGGCCCGCCCGCCAGGCCAAGCGGCGGAGGGGCAAGGGCCCGGGGGGCAGGGACAAGGTGGGTCTCAAAGACCCAGAGGCCCGGGAGCTGATTCAGAAGAAGCGGACCAGGAACCGGCTGAACCGGCAGGAGAGTCCCTTCTGGGACATCCAGGTGGGGTACCAGACCCGTGACGTGACCTGCAACCACTGGAACGGGACCACCGTGGAGCTACA cgaGTGCACGCCCATGGACCTCCCGCACACCGTCCAGTCCTGCCTCCTCCCCAAGGACTGCCAGCTGAGCGCCTGGAGCGCCTGGGGCCCCTGCTCCAACGCCTGCTCGGACCCCGAGGCGCCCGGCGGGGCCCGCTCCCGGGGCCGCAGCGTGCTCCAGTTCGCCATCGGCGAGGAGGGGGTCCCGTGCGAGGCCCTGGGGGAGACGGAGGCCTGCGAGCCGCCAGGGGAGGGCCCGCTGCCGCCGTGTCCCAC gtACACCTGGCGTAGCACCGAGTGGAGCGACTGCCGGGTGGACCTGTTGCTAAGCCAACAGGACCGTCGGCGCGGCAACCAGACGGGCCTGTGTGGCGGGGGCCTGCAGACCAGGGAGGTGTACTGCGTCCAGGGCAACGCCGAGATCCTCACCTACCTCAGCGACCTGCGGGACAAGGACAGAGGTGAGAGGAAGCCCCTCAATCGTCACCTGGAGgtcgtgggttcgagtccccgtcCTCGTTTCCTTACGCACTTTTAG